The following nucleotide sequence is from Desulfobaccales bacterium.
CACCATGCCCGAAACCATAAGCATCACCTTCGACGCCCTGATTCACATGACCGACCAGGCCGCCCTGTTCGACTTTGACGGGGACCGGAAATGGATACCCTTGAGTTTGATCGACCCCGACAGCCTGGCTGACCTGGATCTATACCGTCCAGACACAGAAACAGGGTATCGGGAAAACGAAGGTTCCGGCGAGATCATCGTTCCTCTCTGGTTCGTCAAGCAAGAAGGCCTCGAATCCTATGAAACTTGACCCTTTCTCCCGTACCTTCCACTCCGGCTATACTATGGGCTCAGAGTCCTGGATCATCCGCCGGTCCCCCTCGGGCGACTACATCCTCCCCGGGGCCTCAGCCAAAGACGACCACCAAGCGGTCAACCTCCTCCGGGTAGACGACGCCGGCAAGGTGCTCCACGCCGCCAACCCAACCCCGAAGACCGAGCCTGAGAAATTCGCCTGCATGTTCTTTGTGATTGTGCCGCGGGAGAGGTGGGAGCGACGGCCGAAGTAAGGAAAAACAAGAGGCCCCTTCGGGGGCCTTAAAATTACACCAATTACACCCAAATTACACCCAAGTGTAATTCATTTGAGCCACTAACCATGCGGGTTACACGCTTAAAATTACACTTGGACACTTCTTCGGAGAATTTTTCAAAAAACTGCTAAGAGGTGTAATTGTGTAATTTTGGCTCTGAAACACAGAACTGGCGTGGCTTTCCAGGATTACACCCCAGTGTAATTGTGCTGTAATTGTGTAATTATTCATGCTTAAAACCTGCGGGAAGGAGCCAGAAACGGCGAGTTTTGCTCTTGAGGGTCTGGTGACGATATTCTGCACCCATTGCTTTAAGTCTCTGAGGCAGATCGGGAATTTTTTCATCGTAGTTCATCTTCAGGTATTTTTTCAGCGGTGTCAAGTAAATTCCAACACGTCCCTCCAAAAAAAACGGGTCCTGACTGATACCCACTTCTGGCTGAACGGGGTGGCCGTCAAGATACCCAGCCAAGGCGGATTTCAGTTTCCCCACTACAGTAGCCTCTGGCCCTGGCTGAATATCAACGGCTGCATCCATAATCCTTTGACAGATCAACTCCCAGGGTGTTTTCTTGTCCTTCATCACTGCCCGCCGGGTGAGGTCGGCAATCTTAACCTGAAAGGATTTAAACGTAAATAATTCTATAGTGGTCATCCAAATTTCCCGATCATCTACTTTAAAGATAAATTTTGTCTCTTCTCCTAACATCCGAAAAATTTGCCGTAAGGGAATCCCGAGCTTGGCGCCTATAGCTTCCACAAGCTTGTTCCGATCTTCATCGTTCTCAATTTTAAGAGGATCATTCCCGGCCGCCGCCTCTCCAGGGATTGCATTGGTAATTAGATTATTTTTATTGTGGCTTCTGCGGGCCGAAGCAATCTTGGCCTCTAAACTTTTTTCAGGGAAAGGCGGTTGGCAATTATTAGCATAGGGCAATAGAATCAAATAAATTAATGAATCGGGCAGGCCATAATTTACGAGAAGACCGGCCGCTGACACAAAATCAATATCTCGCTCGCCTTCCCCTATACCTCCGCTTTCCAATAGCCGTTGCCAAGCCTTTTTAACTTCTGGAGCCAAATCAACTTCAGATAGGCGCACCTCGCCCGTGAGTTTGCCGGCAGCCTCCAGGGGTGATGATCCAGGCGCCCCCCCCTCCTTAAAAAAATTAAGCAACCACCCCGGGCAGCCGGATATTTCCTCGACATCGTTCCACTTGTAGAGCG
It contains:
- a CDS encoding bifunctional DNA primase/polymerase, yielding MLESALSYARRGWKVVPLYTPAIIPAPEQGGCSCGKADCESQGKHPRWHQKDLANGLLSATSDEAIIKRWWKRWPDANVAIVTGAVSGVVVLDIDAQEGWDYLEQNEIYLPRTRQAATSPGKAHIYFSHPGFEVRNFAKKIPGMDFRGDGGYVVAPPSLHKSGSLYKWNDVEEISGCPGWLLNFFKEGGAPGSSPLEAAGKLTGEVRLSEVDLAPEVKKAWQRLLESGGIGEGERDIDFVSAAGLLVNYGLPDSLIYLILLPYANNCQPPFPEKSLEAKIASARRSHNKNNLITNAIPGEAAAGNDPLKIENDEDRNKLVEAIGAKLGIPLRQIFRMLGEETKFIFKVDDREIWMTTIELFTFKSFQVKIADLTRRAVMKDKKTPWELICQRIMDAAVDIQPGPEATVVGKLKSALAGYLDGHPVQPEVGISQDPFFLEGRVGIYLTPLKKYLKMNYDEKIPDLPQRLKAMGAEYRHQTLKSKTRRFWLLPAGFKHE